A genomic region of Metopolophium dirhodum isolate CAU chromosome 1, ASM1992520v1, whole genome shotgun sequence contains the following coding sequences:
- the LOC132937004 gene encoding uncharacterized protein LOC132937004 — protein sequence MNCLKAVILLWTCIIAFHSLVTAFEIEGKDISGVVVNTCGGLLKTIEVDFVYIRIEKTQLLFDEIYKTPLAKTGPPVHITITYDKTPCNEQHEIQKLKLPVKFPK from the exons AT GAATTGTTTAAAagcagttattttattatggacCTGCATCATAGCTTTCCATTCATTAGTGACCGCTTTCGAGATTGAAGGTAAGGACATAAGTGGAGTAGTAGTAAACACTTGTGGAGGATTGCTTAAAACTATTGAAGTAGACTTTGTTTATATACGTATTGAAAAAACCCAGCTACTCTTTGATGAGATCTACAAGACTCCATTAG CTAAAACTGGACCACCTGTACATATAACAATAACTTATGATAAAACGCCGTGTAATGAACAGCATGAAATTCAAAAACTCAAACTCCCCGTAaag ttcCCAAAATAA